The DNA window GAATACATCAAGAATAGCAACATGTGGCTTAATAGAGCCGATTTGTACTAAGGCATCAACACCATTATTCACTAAGGAAATATCGATACGGTCAGATTGGCCCTTAAAAAGTCGTGCTAAAGCTTCAAGTTGTTTAGCATCATCGTCAACAATTAGCAGCCGGCGTTTTGATGCGCTTGCCAGAGATCGTGGCACTGGCATTTTATGCTGCATCAAAAACGCTACTAAATCAGCAGCGCGGATACGGCGATGACCTCCAGGTGTACGGAAGGCCGGAATACGGCCATCTTTGACCCACTTATTAATCGAACTTGGATTTACCTGTAATAGGGATCCAACTTGATA is part of the Deltaproteobacteria bacterium genome and encodes:
- a CDS encoding response regulator, with translation MVVEMSRPEILPDSLLTSYQVGSLLQVNPSSINKWVKDGRIPAFRTPGGHRRIRAADLVAFLMQHKMPVPRSLASASKRRLLIVDDDAKQLEALARLFKGQSDRIDISLVNNGVDALVQIGSIKPHVAILDVFMPMVDGLEVCRRLKSSPDTAATRIIVTSGQLTPEIEQKAHEAGADVVTPKPLDPNVVLKELEISAQLPF